TAATCAAATCCCGTCGAGAAAACCACGCGCGGAATCAGTTCATCCACGCCAATCCTGAGGTAAAACACGGCGTCGGGAACCAGCGCAAAGCGGTAAACGTTCCGAATCCATGACGGTTCTATTCCCCGGATGGAGGCCCGCGCAATGAGCGAGTAGATGTAGCGGTCTGTCAGCACCACAAAGCCCGCGCGCAATGCCGGAACGATTTCATTTTCCAGGCGGTCGGCAAAGTCCGTGGCGTAAAACAGGCTGAGCGTCACCCGGCCCATCGTATGGCCCTGCTTGGCCTGTTTGATTCCCTTCCCGGCCAGCTTGGACCGCGTCATTCCGGTATCCACAACCGCCCGTCCCTGTTGCTCGAGCCACGGCTTCAGCAACTGGATCTGGGTTGAGCGCCCAACGCCGTCGGTGCCTTCGATCACAATCAGCTTGCCGGGCAGGTTTTCCAGCCTCATCTCCGGCAAAATCACGCCGTAGGTTGATCTCATGGCGCCACCCTCAGTCGTTTGGCCTGCGCGAGTTTCGCCTTTACAAGCTGACGCATGCGGGTTTGCTGCTCTTCGATGGGCTGGGTGGCGTCCACCATGGTCAGGTCGAATTCCGGAATCATCTTGTCGTACTCTGCAAGGATCTGCCCCTGGAACATCTCAAAGCTCTCCACTGGATCGGCGCTCAGTTCCATATCCATGCCAGCCTCGTAAAATTTGAATCCGCTGCGGCCGTTCAGCAACCGCTTCATGGCCACCTCCAGAGGTACGCGGAAATAAAAAGCCAGCGTTGGCTTTACGGCAAACGCATAGAGCTCTCGAACCCACCCAGGGTCCATCCCGCGCGCCACGTCCCGCGCAAAGGCCGTGTAGATGTAGCGGTCGCAAAGCACAACCGCGCCCGCCTTCAGCAGCGGGAGGATGTTGTGCTCCATGCGGTCCGCAAAGTCCGTGGCGTGAATCAGGCAGAAACTGGCGGGGCTTAGCATCTTCTTCTTCTTGCCCCGGCGCGTGGTGTCACGCACCAGAGGCGAAGAGTTCCATTCACTGAACACCGTCCCATACCCTTCGGCCCGAAGCCACTGATGGAGAAGGTTCAGTTGCGTTGATTTGCCGGAACCGTCGATGCCCTCGACGACAAACAACTTCCCCGGAAAGCGATGCTCACCGTAACGTTTCATGGGAAAAAGCCCACGCGGGTGTGGAAAACCGTCCTGAAGAACTTAACTATAGCATATCAACCGCGTCCGTTGAAGCGCGTGGCCTATGGACAGATGGGCTGCCTTGAAGCAGCCTGTAGGCTATGCTGACCCCGGCACGGCAAACCTGCCGGGGACGGTCTTTCTTTCGATGGGACCGGCACAGGGCGGTTACGAAGCAGCGGTAGCCCGCCTGGCATGCGGACAAAGGCTCACTTTAATGCGCTGCGCAGGGATTCGACGATGGAATTAGTATCGGCGGGAGCCAGTGACGAGGCTACAAAATTGTACCTCTTTCCTGAAGTCAGGATGATGTGGAAAGTCCCGGTGTTCAACCCAAAAAACACGTTTGGAGCAATCTCCTGTATATCAGCGGCCTTGGCTGTAAATACCACTTTCCCGTCCTGCTCGTATTGCAGCTTCCCGCCTTTAATCCCCAGCTCGCCCTTGGCTTTGTCCGGACTTTGGAGAATGCTGGTGGCCTCGCCAAGATTGTAGACGCTGAATTGCTGCGCGGCCGCGTTCGATGAAGTTGAAGGTTTTTCCGCCGCGGTCCCCCCCGAACTGGCCGTGGTTCCTGAACTCGGCGCGGTTCCCGGACCTTGCGCGGTTCCGGAACTTGCCTGTGTTCCCGAATTCGTCGCACTGCTTCCGGCGACCTCAAAGCCCACCTCAACTTCGCTGCCGTCCGGATTGATAATAAACAGGCTGGTCTTGCCTGCGGGAGCATTGGGCGCGAGTTCGATCTGGGCCACCAGTTGCGTCGATTTCTTGAACTCGGTCGCCATAACACGAATGCCGGGGTTGGCAAACGCGACCTTGGCGCCCTCCTTGAAGTTCTTGCCCGTCACTTTCACGCTTTGTGTGCTGCCAGCCGCCGCCCGTGATGGATCAACTTTAGTCACCACCGGCCCGTTTGCGGAGGCGGTCTGGCTTTGCTGCGGAGCGCTTGTGGCAGGCGCAGCCGTTGTGATAGCGAAGCCGGTTTGGGCCGAGGCGCCCGAGGGGTTTGAAACGTAGAGGACCGTTGATTGCTGTTTCGCCATCTCGCCGATAGCAATGTCCACTTCCAACTCCGTCTCGCTGGTGCGGCGCGTTGCGAGCACATGGATGGCCGGGTCCGAAAACGAGACGTATGCTCCAGCCAGGAAGTTTTCACCCGCGATCTTCACGGTGGTCCGGCTGCCTGCCTGCGCGGCGGAGGGCTGGACGCTGGCAATCGCCGGGACCGCGTCCGCCGCGGCGGGAGCCAGTGGCCCGGCATGCGTCAGGCGAGGGCCGCCCACAGCAACCACGCTGATCAGCGCGAATGCGCCCGCAACAACCGCAATCCGAAATGGACCTGCCATTCAATCACCTGTCAGGCGCCCAGCTTCGACTTCTTAACGATCCCTTGACCTTCGCGGATGGTCAGAATCTGGTTGACCTCAACGTCCGTGAACTTCTCGATTTTCTGGGTGGTGGGCCACTTCACTTCTATCAGATCGATTTTGCCAGCTTTGCCCACGCCAAAGTGCAGCCGGAGATCGCTCTGCGACATCACGCTGGTTCCGCTGTGGACTTCATTCATCTGGCGGTGTTTCCCGGTTGTCACGTAAGCCCGGGCGCCGATTGCCGTGCGGTTGCACACGGTCCCGATCAGCTTGATCTTGATCCAGTTGTTCTTGTCCCCACCGTCGTTCCGAAGCAGCGACGGCGCATCATTCATGTTGTTGATCACGATGTCAATGTCGCCGTCGTTGTCGTAATCTCCAAAGGCGGCCCCGCGGCTGGAAAAGCGTTCGTTGATTCCCGGCCCCATGTCCGCAGAGACGTTTTTGAACCGGCCATTCCCCAGGTTCCGATAGACAATCCGGGGCTCCTTGAACGTCTGGCTCAGGTGGTGCTGGTCCACCTCGGGATAGACGTGGCCATTCACCTGGACAATATCCGGCCAGCCGTCGTTGTCATAATCCACAAAGCCGCATCCCCACTTCACGTCCTGGGTGTCTCCGCCTACCCCGGCCATAAACGTGACGTCGGTGAACGTGCCATCGCCGTTGTTGCGGTAAAGGTCTGACGTGTCATCGGAGAAATTGGTTTTGAAGATGTCGAACCAGCCGTCGCAATCGTAATCGGCAACGCCCACGCCCATCCCGGCCTGCTCCTGGCCGTCTTCGTTGTAGGCGCAGCCGGCCATCACGCCAATATCTTCAAACGTTCCGTCGTGTTTGTTTTGGAAAAATATGCTCGGCTCGGAATCGACAGCCACGTAGATGTCCGGCCAGCCGTCGTTGTCAAAATCATACGCCACGGCTGTGATCGAATATCGCGGACCCGGCTTCAGGATTCCCGATTTCTCCGACACGTCCGTGAAGCTCCCGTCGCCGTTGTTGTGGAACAGAAGGTTTGACCCGCCCGGCAGCCCGCGCGGCCCGCACATCACGGGAAGGCCTTTCCACTGGCAGGAGCCGGACTTTCCCGGGACGGGCACCTTGTCGATGTCCAGCACAATGTAATTGCAGACAAACAGGTCCAGGTGGCCATCGCGGTCGTAATCGATCCACGTGCAGCCGGAGCCCCATCGCACGCCATCCTGATACAGGCCGGCCTTCCGGGTGACATCGGTAAACGTGCCGTCGCCGTTGTTGTGGAACAGAACGTTCTGTCCCCAGAAGGTCAGGAAGAGATCGTCCCAGCCGTCGTTGTCGTAGTCGCCGACGCAAACTCCCGTTTGCCAGCCGGTGCGCGCGAGACCGGAGTGTTCCGTCACGTCGGTGAAGGTTCCATCGCGGTTGTTTTTGTAAAGATGAGTGGTGGGGGCCTGGCCGGCGGGCCACTTTGTGTCCAGCCGGCTGCCATTGGTCAGATAGATGTCAATCCAGCCGTCATTGTCGTAGTCAAAAAAGGCGATCCCGTTTCCCTTGGCTTCAATAATGTAGTTCTTGTGCTCGACCCCGCCCCACACGTTCACCGCGTTGAGGCCGGCCTCTTTCGCCACGTTAACGTAAGTCACCGGGATTGAGGTCTCGGGATTCGCAATTTGCGCCGCCTCGAGCACAGGAATCCCTCGCCACTTCCAGATGGGCGTGGTCACAACTTCCATCAGCGTGGAACCGAGCAGGGCTGCTCCCGAGCCCAGAATCTGGCGGCGAGAAAGTTTCATGCGGAAATTTGGATGCCGGCCCTCCGGCAAGCGATGCCTCGGCCAGGGAACTTCCACGGCGGCGTAATTGGCGCCCCGACATGGCGAAATAAATTCGCCGCTACGCAGCTTCCCAAGCTTCGCTCACCCGTCAGCCCGCAACAAAAACCCAATTATACTACAGCGCCCCGGATCCCACCGGGCGCTGGCGCAACGCAAACCTCGTAGCGGCGGCTTTACGCCGCCATCCGGGTCCCTGCATGGCGATCCCGCGACGGCGTGGCGAGAGGAGCTCGCCCACAACCGCCAGTGCAGAGATGGCGCGCCGCTACAGCAAGAGCCGCCGCTGGCTATTGCAAACTTGATATCACAGATTTCATACCTCAGAACCCAACACCCAGAACCTCCGTTTCATCCTTGATCCTTCATCCTTCACACTTCATCCTTCAACGCTCGCCTACGCTGCCGGGTAGTAGGCTTTCCCGCCGCGGATGGTTACCACCGGCTCTATCTTCTGCCGGCCGGTCCGCGTTTTCCTGGCGGAATCGACGAAAACAAAATTCCCTTCCCGCAATTCCAGCACGCTGACGTCAGCCTCGGCGCCCGAACGCAGAGTGCCGATTTCAGCCCCAAAATTGAACACCCGGGTTGGGTTCACCGTGGCGCGTTCCACCACCTGGCGGAGGCTCAAGCCCAGCAGAAGGAATTTTGAAAGCGTAGTAACCATGTCAAACACCGGACCGTTGATGTTGGCGGAATAGAGGTCGGTCGAAATCGTGTCCGGCAGGAATTCCTGCTTCAGGCATTCCTCCATTACATCAAACGAAAAACTGCCCGCGCCGTGTCCCACGTCAAACAGCACGCCGCGCCGCCGGGCTTCAACCACCTCCGGCAACAGCTTTCCGCTGCTGTCCACAATGCCATTCGGATGTCCGTTGAAGGAGTGCGTCACCACGTCTCCCTTTTTCATCAGGGCCAGGAGTTTGGGCAGAGGCGAATACGATCCGCCAATGTGGATCATCAGGGGAAGATGGGCTTCGTCCGCAGCCTCGCGGGCGCGCTTCATGCCCTCATAATCGTTCGGGCCGGTGTAGTCCCTGGAAAAACGGATCTTGAAACCCACCACAAGATCGCGGTTCTTGTTGGCAGCCTCGACGGCCAGTTTCGGAACGCAATATCTCAGGTCCTCCAGCTCGCCCATATTCGGCGTACCTCCCGCAACCAGGCCAATCGCAACCACGTGAAGCAGCGGCCGGATGCGCGTGGCGGCCCGCTCGATAATGAACTTGCGGAAGGCTGGAATGGTCAGCGATCCGGAAGTTCCCGCGTCCACCACCGTGGTGACGCCGCGGCGGAGGCAGGCTGGGTCAGGCTCAATCCCGTAGGGACCCACGTAAGGAAAAACGTGAGTATGGATGTCAATCAATCCCGGCGTCACAATTTTTCCGCCAGCTTCGATCACTTCCCGCGCCTGGCCCGAGGGAATGTTCGGTGCCACCTTTGCAATCTTCCCGCTCGCAATCGCCACGTCGCGCACGGCGTCGATGTCCTGAGAGGGATCAATCACCCTGCCGCCGCGAACCAGCAGGTCGTAGCGTTTGCCAGCGGCGCCTTCCTGCATCCCGCTGGTGCTCATTGGCTTGCTTCCTGGATTGCGAGGTCCGCCGGCCAGCGCAAAAGAAGCGCCCATGCCGGCCAGCAGTTCACGCCGGGTAAATGAGTTGGAACTCTCGAAGGGCATCGAAATCCTCCCGGTGAAGTTTGTGAGACAGGAAAAAATCGAATCGCGCTCAAGCCTTACGGAACAGCAAGGCCTTCTTGACTTCCCCGATGGCGCGGGTCACGTTGATGCCGCGCGGGCAGGCCTCAACGCAGTTGAAAATCGTGCGGCAGCGCCACACGCCTTCCGCAGTGTTCAAGATGTCCAGCCGTTCTTCCTTGCCCTCGTCGCGGCTGTCAAAAATAAAACGGTGCGCGTTGACGATGGCCGCCGGCCCCACGTAATCGGGGTTGGCCCAGAACGAAGGGCAGGAGGTTGTGCAGGCGGCGCACAGGATGCATTTGGTGGTGTCGTCAAATTTTTCGCGGTCTTCCGGTGATTGCAACCGTTCCCGGTCAGGCTCCGGCAAGTCTGTCATGAGGTACGGCTTCATGGCCTTGTACTTGTCAAAAAACACATCCATATCGACCAGGAGGTCCTTGATCACGCGAAAGCTGCGCATGGGCTCGACGGTAATCCTGCTGCCCAGGTTTTTCAGGAGTAATTTGCAGGCCAGGGCGTTGCGGCCGTTGATCAGCATGGCATCGGACCCGCAAACGCCGTGCGCGCAGGAGCGCCGATAGGTGAGAGTGCCGTCGAGATACCACTTCACGTGATTCAGGGCGTCGAGCAGGCGGTCGGTGGGGTCGGCCTCAATCTGGTACTCGCCCCACCACGGTTCCTTGTCCTTCTCCGGATTAAAGCGCCGGATTTTCAGCGTCACCTGCATGGACTAATACTTCCTTTCCTTCGGCTGCAATAAGCTCTTACATCGCCTCCGGCTCTTCGAGAACCCACGGGACAGACTCGGCAAAGAATTCAAGCTGCGCAACCGGCAAGTCCGCGAAAGGCTTCTCAAGTAAGGCGATTCTTGCCGTGAATCCCATAGCAAAGTTCTCATCGACCCTTTCCGGATGGAAGAGCGGATCGCCTTCCGTCATCAGGTCCCCTCCACTCAGAATTTGGCCAACAAAGTGAAACCAGCCTCCATAGCTATGGACGCCGGCATTCATTCGAGCGTGATAAATTTCAGCCTCACGATCATATCGAATTCCCAGCTGCTCAAAAATCTCACGCGCCCGCGGCGGGTAAATATGATCCCGAAGCGCGGCAAAGTTCCGGCAGGGACTGCAAGAACACTTCTCAGGGCTTCCGATCGTAATTCCTGCGTAGGCTTCCCTGGTCGCCGCAGGATCACACTGAACTTGCCAACGAGCGAAGTTGGTGATTTCCCAGTTCATCGATCCTCGAACAAGACCTTAGTATTTTCTTTCCATGGGCTCGAACCGGGTGATCGTTACTGGCTTATACGCCAGATCGATTCCCTTCGGGCCAAGATAAGCCAGGGTGTGCTTCAGGAAATTTGCGTCGTCGCGCTTCGGGAAGTCTTCGCGGGAGTGCGCCCCGCGGCTCTCCTGCCGGGCCAGCGCCCCTTCCACCAGCACGTCCGCCAGATCGATCAATATTCCAAGTTCGAAAATTTCCAGAAGCTGTGTATTGTATTTCCTGCCCCGGTCCTCGATCTTGACGTTGGCGTAGCGGCTGCGAATTTCCTTCAGCTTTTCGCGCATGGCGGTCAAAGTTCCAGCGTCGCGGAAAACCGAAGCCTTCTCCATCATTTCGTTCTGGAGCGTATCCCGGATGTCGGCCCCGCGCTCCTGGCCCTGGCTCGAAAGCAGGCGGGAGAGCATTTCCCGCGAGCGTTCTTCCGGCTTCTCACGGAGCGGCGGCAGATCGTTCTCTGTGATAAACCGCGCGGCGTGGCGCCCGCTGCGCCGCCCAAACACCAGAATGTCCACCAGCGAATTCGTGCCCAGCCGGTTGGCGCCGTGTACGGAGACGCAGGCCGTTTCACCCGCCGCATAAAGACCCGGCAGCGGAGTGTTCTTTTCGTCCACTACCACCCGGCCATCCAGGTCGGTGGGGATGCCGCCCATGGAATAATGCGCGGTCGGCTGCACGGGAACCAGTTCCTTTGCAGGCTCGATGCCGAGATAGGTCCGGACGAAATCGGTGATGTCGGGCAGCTTCATGTCCAGCACTTCGCGTCCCAGGTGCGTCATGTCGAGGTGCAAATAATTCTTTCCGCCAATGCCCCGCCCTTCGCGCATTTCACGGTACATGGCGCGCGACACCATATCACGCGGGGCCAGGTCCAGCAGCGTGGGCGCGTAGCGCTCCATGAATCGCTCGCCGTCCTTGTTCCGCAGCACCGAACCTTCGCCGCGCGCGGCCTCGCTGAGCAGAATGCCCATCCTGTAGATGCCGGTCGGGTGGAACTGGAAAAATTCCATGTCCTCCAGCGGAATTCCGCGGCGCAGCGCCACTCCCATGCCGTCGCCTGTGAGCGCGTGGGCGTTGGAGGTTACGCTGAACATTCTTCCGCAGCCGCCGGTGGCAAACACCACAGCCTTGGCGCGGAAGGTGTGCAGTTCGCCGGTGGCCAGGCACAGCGCCACCACGCCCGCGCACCGTCCCTGTTCGACCAGCAGGTCCAGCACGTGGTATTCGTCGTAGAAGTGCACCTGGTTCTTGAGGCACTGCTGATACATCGTCTGCAGAATCATGTGCCCGGTGCGGTCCGCCGCGTAGCACGACCGCCTGACCGGCGCCTTGCCAAACTCGCGCGTGTGGCCGCCAAACGGCCGTTGCGCAATCTTGCCTTCCGGCGTGCGGCTGAAGGGCAGTCCCCAGTGTTCCAGGTCGTAAACCGTTTCGATGGCTTCGCGGCACAGGATTTCCACCGCGTCCTGGTCGGCCAGGTAATCGCCGCCTTTCACGGTGTCAAACATGTGCCATTCCCAGTGGTCTTCCTCGTGGTTCCCCAGCGCGGCCCCAATGCCGCCCTGCGCGGCGCCCGTGTGCGATCGGGTGGGATAGAGCTTGCTGATGACGGCCACGCGGCCGTGCGAAGAGAGCTGCAGCGCGGCCATCAGGCCGGCGCCGCCTGCTCCGATGATCAGCGCATCATAGCTATGGACCATCCGTAATCCTCAGATCTCTGCTCTCCGCCTCTGAGTATTAGTCCTATCATGTCATTCCGATCCCGCAAAGCGGGAGAGGAATCTGCTTTTGCCTTTTCATGACTTGCAGACTTGCCGTGGGGCCTCCTAAAAAGGCTTCGCGGGATTGAAAGTCAAAATCACCAGGGAACCCAGCGCCAGGAACATGAATCCCAGCACGTACAGCGAAGCCAGAGAAAACACCCGCCAGCCGCCCGGATTCACGTAATCAACAATCATCACGCGCACGCCGTTCAGCCCGTGGATGAAAGCCAGCCAAAGCATCACCACGTCGTAGGTACGCCAGAACGGCGTGGCATAGCGCATGGCAACAAAATGGTAATTAATCACTTCAACGTTGTTGATGATGTGCATGATGGCAAGGTGTATGAGGACCATGAACAATAAAACGACGCCCGATACGCGCATGAAAATCCATGCCAGAAGTTCGACGCCGCCGTGCGGCCTTGGCCGTCCCGCTCCATTCATCCCTTGCTCCTATTTCACCACCCACGCCAGCATGTAAATCGCGGCGGGCACGAAGATCACGATAAAAATCGCCACCACGGCGTAGAAGATTTTCTTCTGCGCCGTCATCGTTTCCGGCCGGAAGTCCATGATGATGATTCGAATGCCGTTCAGCGCGTGGTAAAGCACGGCCCCGGCCAGGACCACTTCCCCCACCCGGAACGCCGGGAGCCGGTAGATCGCAATCGTCTCGTTATAAACCTTGGGACCCCAACCGATCATCGCGGTGTCGATGATGTGCGCCAGCAGGAAGACAAACACGCCGATCCCCGTGATGCGGTGCAGCAGCCACGACCATTGGCCTTCGCCCCCGCGATAGCTGATGTACTTTGTGATTTTGCCCATGGTGGTGCGGCGCTCCCTGGGGAAGACGAGTTGGTGATGGGTCTTTCCGGTTGACTGTTCATTGTATGGCAAACGTCCAGCGGTTGGCAAATGGGTGTAAGTTCCGGAGAGGGGTGGATTGTTTATTCTGCTGCTCCAATGGTAGTGACTCAGTTTGATTTGAAATGTGGCACGGGCGTCTCGCCCGTGCTTCGGTCAAAAAAACACGGCCAAGATGGCCGTACCACTAAAGGGGATGCAAACTGAGTCACCACGTTCCACTGCGTGATTGCAACAGACCCTGAGAAAAGTAGTAGAATTGCCCGACGGGCGTAACCCATCGCTAAATCCGGAGGCTTGCTGGTCCATGGCAGACTCGACGCAACAACTTGACCCTGGTCCAATTCTCCAGGCGGCATTCGCTTTCTGGACTTCCAAGGTCCTCCTCACCGCTGTCGAGTTGGACGTCTTCACCACGCTCGGCGATCGCCGCATGACCGGAGCGAAACTGGGCGCAGAGATAGGATTGCACGAACGGGGTATCCGTGATTTCTTCGACGCGCTGGTGGCGATGCAGTTTCTCCATCGCGAGGGCGATGGCCCATCGGCGATGTACTTCAACACTCCTGCGGGCGCACTTTTTCTCGACCGCAGCAGCCCCCGATACGTCGGCGGCTGGCTGGTGATGCTGAACAACCGGCTTTTCAGGTTCTGGCACGACCTTCCCGAGGCCTTGCGCACCGGGCTGCCGCAGAATGAAATCAAGCACAGCCAGAAGGGGATGTTCGAGGAACTCTATCAGGACCTGCCGCGGCTAGAACAATTCATGGGCGCCATGACCGGCCTTTCACGCATCAACTTTGAAGCCTTCGCCGCCAAATTCGATTTCTCGAAGTTCAGGACCCTGTGCGACGTCGGCGGAGCGACGGGCCTGCTCAGCATCGAAGTTGCGAAAAAGCACCCGCACCTCCGCTGCACTTCTTTCGATTTGCCGGTGGTCGAGCCGATCGCGCAGAAACACATCGCGGCTGCCGGGCTCAGCGGGCGTGTCGGCACCGCGGCGGGCGATTTTTTTAAGGACCCGCTGCCCAAGGCGGACATCATCACCATGGGCATGATCCTCCACGATTGGAACCTCGATAAGAAGATGCAGCTTATCCGCTCAGCTTACGAAGCGCTTCCTCCGGGCGGTGCGCTGGTGGCCATTGAGGCCCTCATCGATGATGCCCGTCGCGAGAATCTGTTTGGTCTGCTGATGTCTTTGAACATGCTCATCGAATTCGGCGACGCGTTTGACTATTCCGGGGCGGACTTCCGTGGCTGGTGCTCGGAAGTTGGTTTCCGCCGCTTTGAAGTGATGCACCTCGCAGGCCCTTCGAGCGCCGCCATCGCTTACAAGTAGCACGACGAACCACCATCTTCCCTCCCTGTTTCTGAGCTGCGTCATCAGGCACAGCCAATCGCTATTTGGCCGCGTTCCATTCAGCCTACATTTTTTTGCAAGCGCCGCAGAAACCGTTGACCGTTTCCAACATCAATAACCACAGTTGCGCAAACGAATAGGGCGCCTGGAAGCCCCGGCGGCGATTTTTCGGGGCTTGCGGAGGGCCTGCGGGCAGTGGATGTGACCGCCGGCAGAAAAAATGTGCTGGTCTCCGCCCACGCCGATGTATATTCTCAATCGCCTGAGGCCAAAACGTTATTTCCGGTTTATGTCCGAGCGGAAGCCGTGGGCATTTTCGGGAGGAGAGGACAACTCTATGGGCGACAAAAATGTAATTGAGCGATTGACCCTCGACCGCCGCAATTTTTTTAAAGCTTCTGGGGCGGGCCTGGCCGCGGCCGGCATGATCTTGAGTCCGGAGCAAG
This portion of the Terriglobia bacterium genome encodes:
- the tmk gene encoding dTMP kinase; its protein translation is MRSTYGVILPEMRLENLPGKLIVIEGTDGVGRSTQIQLLKPWLEQQGRAVVDTGMTRSKLAGKGIKQAKQGHTMGRVTLSLFYATDFADRLENEIVPALRAGFVVLTDRYIYSLIARASIRGIEPSWIRNVYRFALVPDAVFYLRIGVDELIPRVVFSTGFDYWESGMDLHPSEDMYESFQKYQSALLAQFENLVEEYQFKVIDATRDVPEVFEALRAGISDVLTQGEHLSPEATAAAGDHETPAETPLPANTNGAGN
- the tmk gene encoding dTMP kinase, producing MKRYGEHRFPGKLFVVEGIDGSGKSTQLNLLHQWLRAEGYGTVFSEWNSSPLVRDTTRRGKKKKMLSPASFCLIHATDFADRMEHNILPLLKAGAVVLCDRYIYTAFARDVARGMDPGWVRELYAFAVKPTLAFYFRVPLEVAMKRLLNGRSGFKFYEAGMDMELSADPVESFEMFQGQILAEYDKMIPEFDLTMVDATQPIEEQQTRMRQLVKAKLAQAKRLRVAP
- a CDS encoding CRTAC1 family protein, yielding MKLSRRQILGSGAALLGSTLMEVVTTPIWKWRGIPVLEAAQIANPETSIPVTYVNVAKEAGLNAVNVWGGVEHKNYIIEAKGNGIAFFDYDNDGWIDIYLTNGSRLDTKWPAGQAPTTHLYKNNRDGTFTDVTEHSGLARTGWQTGVCVGDYDNDGWDDLFLTFWGQNVLFHNNGDGTFTDVTRKAGLYQDGVRWGSGCTWIDYDRDGHLDLFVCNYIVLDIDKVPVPGKSGSCQWKGLPVMCGPRGLPGGSNLLFHNNGDGSFTDVSEKSGILKPGPRYSITAVAYDFDNDGWPDIYVAVDSEPSIFFQNKHDGTFEDIGVMAGCAYNEDGQEQAGMGVGVADYDCDGWFDIFKTNFSDDTSDLYRNNGDGTFTDVTFMAGVGGDTQDVKWGCGFVDYDNDGWPDIVQVNGHVYPEVDQHHLSQTFKEPRIVYRNLGNGRFKNVSADMGPGINERFSSRGAAFGDYDNDGDIDIVINNMNDAPSLLRNDGGDKNNWIKIKLIGTVCNRTAIGARAYVTTGKHRQMNEVHSGTSVMSQSDLRLHFGVGKAGKIDLIEVKWPTTQKIEKFTDVEVNQILTIREGQGIVKKSKLGA
- a CDS encoding amidohydrolase/deacetylase family metallohydrolase, which codes for MPFESSNSFTRRELLAGMGASFALAGGPRNPGSKPMSTSGMQEGAAGKRYDLLVRGGRVIDPSQDIDAVRDVAIASGKIAKVAPNIPSGQAREVIEAGGKIVTPGLIDIHTHVFPYVGPYGIEPDPACLRRGVTTVVDAGTSGSLTIPAFRKFIIERAATRIRPLLHVVAIGLVAGGTPNMGELEDLRYCVPKLAVEAANKNRDLVVGFKIRFSRDYTGPNDYEGMKRAREAADEAHLPLMIHIGGSYSPLPKLLALMKKGDVVTHSFNGHPNGIVDSSGKLLPEVVEARRRGVLFDVGHGAGSFSFDVMEECLKQEFLPDTISTDLYSANINGPVFDMVTTLSKFLLLGLSLRQVVERATVNPTRVFNFGAEIGTLRSGAEADVSVLELREGNFVFVDSARKTRTGRQKIEPVVTIRGGKAYYPAA
- a CDS encoding succinate dehydrogenase iron-sulfur subunit, giving the protein MQVTLKIRRFNPEKDKEPWWGEYQIEADPTDRLLDALNHVKWYLDGTLTYRRSCAHGVCGSDAMLINGRNALACKLLLKNLGSRITVEPMRSFRVIKDLLVDMDVFFDKYKAMKPYLMTDLPEPDRERLQSPEDREKFDDTTKCILCAACTTSCPSFWANPDYVGPAAIVNAHRFIFDSRDEGKEERLDILNTAEGVWRCRTIFNCVEACPRGINVTRAIGEVKKALLFRKA
- the sdhA gene encoding succinate dehydrogenase flavoprotein subunit, which produces MVHSYDALIIGAGGAGLMAALQLSSHGRVAVISKLYPTRSHTGAAQGGIGAALGNHEEDHWEWHMFDTVKGGDYLADQDAVEILCREAIETVYDLEHWGLPFSRTPEGKIAQRPFGGHTREFGKAPVRRSCYAADRTGHMILQTMYQQCLKNQVHFYDEYHVLDLLVEQGRCAGVVALCLATGELHTFRAKAVVFATGGCGRMFSVTSNAHALTGDGMGVALRRGIPLEDMEFFQFHPTGIYRMGILLSEAARGEGSVLRNKDGERFMERYAPTLLDLAPRDMVSRAMYREMREGRGIGGKNYLHLDMTHLGREVLDMKLPDITDFVRTYLGIEPAKELVPVQPTAHYSMGGIPTDLDGRVVVDEKNTPLPGLYAAGETACVSVHGANRLGTNSLVDILVFGRRSGRHAARFITENDLPPLREKPEERSREMLSRLLSSQGQERGADIRDTLQNEMMEKASVFRDAGTLTAMREKLKEIRSRYANVKIEDRGRKYNTQLLEIFELGILIDLADVLVEGALARQESRGAHSREDFPKRDDANFLKHTLAYLGPKGIDLAYKPVTITRFEPMERKY
- a CDS encoding succinate dehydrogenase, which encodes MNGAGRPRPHGGVELLAWIFMRVSGVVLLFMVLIHLAIMHIINNVEVINYHFVAMRYATPFWRTYDVVMLWLAFIHGLNGVRVMIVDYVNPGGWRVFSLASLYVLGFMFLALGSLVILTFNPAKPF
- the sdhC gene encoding succinate dehydrogenase, cytochrome b556 subunit, with amino-acid sequence MPYNEQSTGKTHHQLVFPRERRTTMGKITKYISYRGGEGQWSWLLHRITGIGVFVFLLAHIIDTAMIGWGPKVYNETIAIYRLPAFRVGEVVLAGAVLYHALNGIRIIIMDFRPETMTAQKKIFYAVVAIFIVIFVPAAIYMLAWVVK
- a CDS encoding methyltransferase, yielding MADSTQQLDPGPILQAAFAFWTSKVLLTAVELDVFTTLGDRRMTGAKLGAEIGLHERGIRDFFDALVAMQFLHREGDGPSAMYFNTPAGALFLDRSSPRYVGGWLVMLNNRLFRFWHDLPEALRTGLPQNEIKHSQKGMFEELYQDLPRLEQFMGAMTGLSRINFEAFAAKFDFSKFRTLCDVGGATGLLSIEVAKKHPHLRCTSFDLPVVEPIAQKHIAAAGLSGRVGTAAGDFFKDPLPKADIITMGMILHDWNLDKKMQLIRSAYEALPPGGALVAIEALIDDARRENLFGLLMSLNMLIEFGDAFDYSGADFRGWCSEVGFRRFEVMHLAGPSSAAIAYK